The Chryseobacterium indicum genome includes a window with the following:
- a CDS encoding choice-of-anchor L domain-containing protein, giving the protein MLNRRTKNLFLALLLVFVGSFANAQKGRDGKGVTSRQTPENMKAGAFIDVNTAAYPESAYSITQLVKDVLISGGSTCSAANVTNVSVSPNLAVTDQNRSWGYFNKATTNFPFAKGIVLTTGYARKAGNDLQGTLSDGLGSGGDADLAAALGVPNNQLNDATYIEFDFVPASTKVSFRYLFASKEYQTNFPCTISDGFALLLKKVGDPYTNLAVLPGGAGPVSVTNIHPSTQYQTGAPLACGAANVSYFGGYNIPQIETNFNGRTVPLTATATVIPGQTYHFKMVLADYQDANFDSAVFLEAGSFDIGVQLLDPAGVTLPSSVNVCDNAPQTFTASVQGGGATYQWYLGTNPIPGATNASYTATQPGVYSVQVFLPGNTCPGTASITVVGGTSPTVQNATLTSCYTQGNATFNLTSAQSSISTTPGVTFAYYVNQADAAAGNGNTIANPTAFSSPGQTVYVLVKNGFCSKVAELQLIKAPQITATIATPGVLTCTNSQVTLNASSSVYPTGSTFSWTTTNGNIVSGANTLNPVVNTAGTYTLTISNTYQPGNLTCTGTANVTVTGDSAPPTTGLTASKVLICSGESVTLTASGGATYNWVGLPGNGATQTVSPTTTTTYTVTAVGANGCVSATPATITVQVTQPITVQNATLLKCYQNGGINYNLTEAQPQITTATGVTFAYYLNAADANAGNTNTIANPASFNSAGGQTIYVLVTNGGCKNVVTLQLLSTPQTTLTINPPQQITCTTPQITLNASPSVIPAGSTITWTATGGGNIVSGANTLTPVVNAGGVYTLTVTNVNQPGNLNCTYTANVTVTQNTTAPVTTVTSTALQICSGESVTLTASGGATYNWTGLTGNGNTQVVSPTSTTTYTVFAVGANGCVSATPATITIIVAPPVAVLTASQMKICAGESVTLTATGGVTYEWVGLPGNGSTQIVSPTSTTTYSVFALGGNGCKVANPTSITIQVVPAIVSTLKDVNVCAGDSGILDAGAGTNYTYVWNTGATTQTISVSTPGTYTVTISNGVCSKVFSAQLINPVLPQFTNISYENHVLTLSTTNPTGGTLEYSADNGFSWQTSNIFYNILDNANYNLLVRVKDAKCSTSISFFTFVIINAITPNSDGKNDIVDFTGISNYNNFAASIFDRYGQEVFKASKNQTFWNGMLRGSLVLPTATYWYRVQWENPASKKLELRSGWILLKNRN; this is encoded by the coding sequence ATGTTAAATAGGAGGACAAAAAATTTATTTTTGGCTTTGCTTTTGGTTTTTGTAGGGAGTTTCGCGAATGCTCAGAAGGGCAGGGACGGAAAAGGTGTAACTAGCAGACAAACCCCTGAAAATATGAAAGCCGGAGCTTTTATAGACGTAAATACTGCGGCTTATCCGGAGTCTGCATACAGCATAACACAACTGGTAAAAGATGTGCTCATTAGTGGAGGATCTACATGTTCCGCAGCTAACGTAACCAATGTATCTGTTTCTCCTAATTTAGCAGTGACAGACCAAAACAGAAGCTGGGGATATTTTAATAAAGCAACCACTAATTTCCCTTTTGCCAAAGGAATTGTTCTTACGACAGGATATGCGAGAAAAGCAGGAAATGATCTTCAGGGAACTTTAAGTGACGGTTTAGGTTCCGGAGGAGATGCAGATTTGGCAGCAGCTCTTGGAGTTCCTAACAATCAGCTTAATGATGCGACTTACATCGAATTCGATTTTGTTCCGGCTTCTACAAAAGTGAGTTTCAGATATTTATTTGCTTCAAAAGAATATCAGACAAACTTCCCTTGTACTATCAGTGACGGTTTTGCACTTTTATTGAAAAAAGTAGGGGATCCTTATACCAATCTTGCCGTTTTACCGGGAGGAGCAGGTCCTGTAAGTGTGACCAATATTCACCCTTCCACACAATATCAGACGGGAGCACCGTTAGCTTGTGGAGCTGCAAACGTATCGTATTTCGGAGGATATAATATTCCTCAAATTGAAACCAATTTTAACGGTCGTACTGTTCCGTTAACGGCAACAGCAACGGTAATTCCGGGGCAGACTTATCATTTTAAAATGGTTTTGGCAGATTATCAGGATGCTAATTTCGATTCTGCGGTATTTCTTGAAGCAGGATCTTTCGATATTGGGGTACAGTTATTAGATCCGGCGGGAGTTACGCTTCCTTCATCAGTTAATGTTTGTGATAACGCTCCGCAGACATTTACGGCATCAGTGCAGGGAGGCGGAGCTACATATCAATGGTATTTAGGAACAAATCCGATTCCGGGAGCAACCAATGCTTCTTACACAGCAACTCAACCGGGAGTATATTCTGTTCAGGTATTTTTACCCGGAAATACATGTCCGGGAACGGCTTCCATCACTGTTGTCGGAGGAACTTCGCCGACGGTTCAGAATGCAACACTTACTTCCTGTTACACGCAGGGGAATGCTACTTTCAACTTAACATCGGCGCAGTCTTCAATCAGTACAACACCGGGAGTTACATTTGCTTACTATGTGAATCAGGCAGATGCAGCTGCGGGGAACGGAAATACGATTGCGAATCCGACCGCTTTTTCAAGTCCGGGACAGACGGTGTATGTTTTAGTTAAAAATGGTTTTTGTTCTAAAGTTGCTGAATTACAATTGATAAAAGCTCCTCAGATTACAGCAACGATTGCCACACCGGGAGTTTTAACATGTACGAATTCACAGGTTACATTAAATGCTTCGAGTTCAGTATATCCTACAGGTTCTACCTTCAGCTGGACAACAACAAACGGAAATATTGTTTCAGGCGCCAATACTTTAAATCCGGTGGTAAATACGGCGGGAACGTATACTTTAACTATTTCTAATACTTATCAGCCGGGAAATCTTACCTGTACAGGAACCGCGAATGTGACGGTTACAGGAGACAGTGCACCGCCAACCACAGGATTAACAGCTTCAAAAGTTTTAATCTGTTCAGGAGAATCGGTAACTTTAACGGCTTCCGGTGGAGCTACATATAATTGGGTAGGTCTTCCCGGAAACGGAGCTACACAAACTGTTTCTCCTACAACGACCACAACTTATACGGTAACTGCAGTAGGTGCGAACGGATGTGTTTCTGCCACGCCTGCCACAATTACGGTTCAGGTTACCCAACCTATTACTGTTCAGAATGCAACTTTATTAAAATGTTATCAGAACGGAGGGATTAATTATAATCTAACAGAGGCACAGCCTCAGATTACGACAGCAACAGGGGTTACTTTTGCTTATTATCTGAATGCTGCAGACGCCAATGCCGGAAATACGAATACCATTGCAAATCCTGCGTCTTTTAACAGTGCAGGAGGACAAACGATATATGTTCTGGTAACGAACGGAGGATGTAAGAATGTAGTAACCTTACAGCTTTTATCTACGCCTCAGACCACTTTAACCATTAATCCGCCTCAGCAGATTACCTGTACCACACCTCAGATTACATTGAATGCTTCGCCTTCTGTAATCCCTGCAGGTTCTACGATTACATGGACCGCAACAGGCGGTGGAAATATTGTTTCTGGAGCTAATACATTAACTCCGGTGGTAAACGCGGGTGGAGTATATACTTTAACGGTAACTAACGTCAACCAGCCAGGAAATTTAAATTGTACTTATACAGCAAATGTTACGGTAACACAAAATACAACAGCTCCTGTAACAACTGTAACTTCTACGGCATTACAGATATGTTCCGGAGAGTCTGTTACTTTAACGGCTTCTGGCGGTGCAACCTATAACTGGACAGGACTTACAGGAAATGGAAATACACAGGTAGTTTCGCCTACTTCTACAACTACTTACACCGTTTTTGCTGTGGGTGCTAATGGATGTGTTTCAGCGACTCCAGCTACCATTACAATAATCGTGGCTCCTCCTGTAGCAGTTTTAACTGCTTCTCAAATGAAAATATGCGCGGGTGAATCTGTCACTTTAACAGCAACCGGCGGCGTTACTTACGAATGGGTAGGTTTACCGGGTAACGGAAGTACACAAATTGTATCTCCAACATCCACGACTACTTATTCTGTTTTTGCGTTAGGAGGAAACGGATGTAAAGTGGCTAATCCTACTTCAATTACCATTCAGGTTGTACCGGCAATTGTCTCTACTCTGAAAGATGTTAATGTTTGCGCCGGAGATTCAGGAATTTTAGATGCAGGTGCAGGAACAAATTATACGTATGTATGGAATACCGGAGCAACAACACAAACGATCTCCGTAAGTACACCGGGAACTTATACGGTAACGATAAGTAATGGAGTTTGTTCTAAAGTATTTTCTGCACAGCTGATTAATCCGGTATTACCACAATTCACAAATATTTCTTACGAGAACCATGTTTTAACATTGTCTACGACAAACCCGACAGGCGGAACTCTGGAGTATTCTGCAGATAATGGTTTTAGCTGGCAGACCTCAAATATTTTCTACAATATACTGGATAATGCCAATTATAATCTTCTGGTAAGGGTAAAAGATGCGAAATGCAGCACTTCCATATCGTTCTTTACATTTGTTATAATCAATGCCATTACACCAAATTCTGATGGAAAAAATGATATTGTAGATTTTACAGGAATCAGCAATTATAACAATTTTGCAGCTTCCATTTTCGACAGATACGGACAGGAAGTATTCAAAGCTTCCAAGAACCAGACTTTCTGGAACGGAATGTTGAGAGGAAGTCTGGTGCTTCCAACTGCTACTTACTGGTACAGAGTACAATGGGAAAATCCAGCCAGTAAAAAACTCGAGCTGAGAAGCGGATGGATTTTGCTGAAAAACAGAAATTAA